The Virgibacillus siamensis sequence TTAATGTTTTTCATCGTTACCACCGTCTTCGTCCATGTCATCCAGCTGTTTTTTTACTGCTTTATCACTTTTGTTCTTCATATAAGTGTGACCGATCAGCGTCACCAGAACGAAAAACGGAATATAAATTATAAGCGAAACGATGAAAACCATAAAAAAGGTATAGATAGAGTTACCAGTGTCTTCACCGTATAAAACGGCACTTCGGGTTCCAAAAATCAGTGCCATGGCAATACCAAAGAGCAAGCCTGTGATAACATTTTTCTTCTGCATCGGCAATTTGCTTGTACGGTCATGCATTTCCACTTCATCAGAATAAATTCCCAGACTGGCAGACCGGAACGCATAATAGACGCTCGACACAAATAAAATTGCCATCTCGGTATAGACACTGCCCGATTGAAAGCCATACAGATAAAATTTCAGCGCGACAGAGATTACACAAATGATTATGATTAGCGTATAAACCTCTCTGTAAATTTTGTTCTGCTGATTGATGACCCGCTCATCTTTCATTTTATTTTTGCGGAAAAAACCCATATCATTTTCCTCCATTCTTGATGTGTGAGTTTATTATATGTCATCGGGTAGCATTTTGCAATATATATATTGCATTTTAATAAAAATATTTGTCATTGGTGTGTTTCGGCGGGGGGATGTGGGCTGTGTTCGGCAGGTACGGTGCTGTGGTTCAGCGGGTACGGGGCTTTCTTCGGCGGGTTGCGCTCTTTGTTCGGCGGGTGTGGGATTTTATTCGGCGGTTCTGGCTCTTCTTTCGGCAAGGTTACTCTCTTTGTTCGGCGGGATTATTTTGTGTAACGGGGAGCAAATTCATAAAGTCAAGTCCTTATTATTGTGTAAAATCTAAATACAAGTTTTCAACCTTATTATGGTTTTAGTTGTGATTTGGTTTGGCAGGAAGGGGGTACCCCCTTCCTGCCAAACCAAATTTTCGCGCGCGTTGATCCCTGCTAGTCTTTTTTGATGATAATT is a genomic window containing:
- a CDS encoding DUF6773 family protein, producing the protein MGFFRKNKMKDERVINQQNKIYREVYTLIIIICVISVALKFYLYGFQSGSVYTEMAILFVSSVYYAFRSASLGIYSDEVEMHDRTSKLPMQKKNVITGLLFGIAMALIFGTRSAVLYGEDTGNSIYTFFMVFIVSLIIYIPFFVLVTLIGHTYMKNKSDKAVKKQLDDMDEDGGNDEKH